From Bacillus basilensis, a single genomic window includes:
- a CDS encoding class I SAM-dependent methyltransferase produces the protein MGVNKLKNIEVLNTYIEGISDALPTWLKHLIEAEEIHQNYENVQVLGALKTDAVLYYVHRTLQVLDGLPLDEEAYRIIERVLTYSELAKVGSLKQREQWKKSGINLLVHNEGSADIFSDIQFNERIETNLNSTECLFVRDLIRTHGLIGQYIRGEARLGSHVDLINTYKEEYGDVRLKEILYYLNQCIIEGVSKSLWSEVKNDVKITIDGLFDGYVEPFTSRIHRLTPKHKESAFEKDIIMGSEKGDVQTFLSDKDLWYVEPSMHALSFEDIWTVFVMLKNEIGTRKVQHIHFEKLMQQLHYDFKGEKKDNVYRKRVIEKYLREYRENEKPNTTHVSFEVKVDEDMKTAYVSFQFSAVGEALITFCVEAEKIDMMHARANVLLFDFFGLRKDAYDRFHNEEVYLEHMNSSADDKRIILDYIKGDTIVDVGAGGGVMLDMIEEENEDKRIYGIDISENVIDTLKKKKQNEGRSWDVIKGDAINLRSSFEKESVDTIVYSSILHELFSYIEYEGKKFNHEVIKKGLQSAYEVLKPGGRIIIRDGIMTEDKRLMRVIRFKDAGGMKFLEQYVQEFKGRIIHYEVLADNTVKMSVNDAMEFLYTYTWGEDSFVHEVQEQFGIFTPNDYKDFVKGIFGDRVNIVQAMNYLQDGYTNHLSEKIDFTDESGNAVALPDSTFFMVLEKR, from the coding sequence ATGGGGGTAAATAAGTTGAAAAACATTGAAGTTCTAAATACATACATTGAAGGGATTTCTGATGCTCTCCCTACGTGGTTAAAGCATCTAATCGAGGCAGAGGAGATACATCAAAACTATGAGAATGTACAAGTACTTGGTGCATTAAAAACAGATGCGGTGTTGTACTATGTACACCGTACGCTGCAAGTGTTAGATGGGTTGCCTTTAGATGAAGAAGCGTATCGTATTATTGAAAGGGTACTAACGTATAGTGAGCTTGCAAAGGTAGGATCTTTAAAACAGCGGGAGCAATGGAAGAAAAGCGGGATTAATCTATTGGTACATAACGAGGGTTCTGCTGATATCTTTAGTGATATTCAGTTTAACGAACGTATAGAGACAAATTTAAACTCTACTGAGTGTTTGTTTGTTCGAGATTTAATTAGAACACATGGATTAATCGGGCAGTATATACGCGGGGAGGCTCGTTTGGGCTCTCATGTTGATTTGATTAACACGTATAAAGAAGAGTACGGGGACGTTAGGTTAAAAGAGATTCTATACTATCTTAACCAATGTATTATTGAGGGCGTATCAAAATCCTTGTGGAGTGAAGTAAAGAACGATGTGAAGATTACAATTGATGGTCTATTTGATGGTTATGTGGAGCCATTTACTTCTCGCATACATAGACTCACGCCAAAACATAAGGAGTCAGCATTTGAAAAAGATATAATTATGGGGAGCGAGAAGGGTGACGTTCAAACATTCTTATCCGATAAGGATTTGTGGTATGTAGAACCGTCTATGCATGCTCTTAGCTTTGAGGATATTTGGACAGTTTTTGTTATGTTAAAGAACGAGATAGGCACTAGAAAGGTTCAGCATATACATTTCGAGAAATTGATGCAGCAGTTGCACTATGATTTCAAAGGCGAGAAAAAGGACAACGTGTATCGTAAGCGGGTTATTGAGAAGTATCTACGGGAGTACCGTGAGAACGAGAAGCCGAATACAACACATGTTTCTTTTGAGGTTAAAGTCGATGAAGATATGAAGACTGCGTATGTGTCGTTTCAGTTTTCTGCTGTAGGTGAGGCTTTAATTACCTTCTGTGTAGAGGCAGAAAAGATAGATATGATGCATGCTCGGGCAAATGTGCTGCTGTTTGATTTCTTCGGGTTACGTAAGGATGCATATGATAGATTCCATAACGAAGAAGTGTATCTGGAGCATATGAATAGCTCAGCTGATGATAAACGAATTATTCTTGATTATATAAAGGGAGATACGATTGTAGATGTCGGAGCCGGTGGTGGTGTCATGTTAGACATGATCGAAGAAGAGAACGAGGATAAACGAATCTACGGTATCGATATTTCCGAAAACGTGATTGATACGTTGAAAAAGAAGAAGCAGAACGAGGGGCGTTCTTGGGACGTCATTAAAGGGGATGCAATCAACTTACGCAGCTCGTTTGAAAAAGAATCGGTTGATACGATTGTATATTCTTCTATCCTTCATGAGCTGTTCTCTTATATCGAGTATGAAGGTAAGAAATTCAATCATGAAGTAATTAAAAAAGGGCTGCAGAGTGCCTATGAGGTGTTAAAGCCAGGAGGTCGTATTATCATTCGTGATGGCATCATGACCGAAGATAAAAGGTTAATGCGGGTGATTCGTTTTAAAGATGCAGGCGGAATGAAGTTCTTAGAGCAGTATGTCCAAGAATTTAAGGGGCGTATAATCCATTATGAGGTACTTGCAGACAATACAGTCAAAATGTCTGTTAATGATGCAATGGAGTTTTTATATACGTATACTTGGGGCGAGGACTCCTTCGTTCATGAAGTGCAGGAGCAGTTTGGAATCTTTACGCCAAACGACTATAAGGATTTCGTAAAGGGGATTTTTGGAGATAGAGTAAACATTGTTCAAGCTATGAACTATTTGCAGGATGGATATACAAATCATCTTAGCGAGAAAATCGATTTTACAGATGAGTCTGGGAATGCGGTTGCGTTACCAGATAGTACGTTCTTTATGGTTTTAGAAAAGAGGTAA
- a CDS encoding TIGR04053 family radical SAM/SPASM domain-containing protein — protein sequence MNRDFNKNPFIVIWELTRACQLKCLHCRAEAQYHRHPLELTFGEGKKLIDDIYEMENPMLVFTGGDPLMRPDVYDIAEYAVKKGVRVSMTPSATPNVTKETIQKAKEVGLARWAFSLDGTTAEIHDHFRGTEGSFQLTMNAIRYLHELKIPIQINTVVSNYNVDVLEEMAMLIEELECVLWSIFFLVPTGRGKEKDMISPAQHERVFHWLYQLSKKVSFDIKTTAGQHYRRVVIQEKMKEHKKENQVIQYQDVLMNGTTGRVDGLGRAPKGVNDGNGFVFISHIGDVYPSGLLPIKTGNIRTTSLAEIYRNSPVFQNIRNPDKYKGKCGVCEFRYVCGGSRSRAYAMTGDYMESEPFCVYIPKALRKQKKNVKKGHE from the coding sequence ATGAATCGTGATTTTAATAAAAATCCATTTATTGTAATATGGGAGTTGACAAGAGCATGTCAATTAAAATGTCTGCATTGTCGTGCAGAAGCACAGTATCATCGTCATCCTCTAGAGCTAACATTCGGAGAAGGAAAAAAACTAATCGATGATATATATGAAATGGAAAATCCAATGCTTGTATTTACTGGTGGAGATCCATTAATGCGTCCAGATGTATATGATATTGCGGAATATGCAGTGAAAAAAGGTGTTCGAGTATCTATGACGCCAAGTGCTACTCCGAACGTTACGAAAGAAACGATTCAAAAAGCAAAAGAAGTAGGACTTGCTAGATGGGCATTTAGTTTAGATGGAACAACAGCTGAAATACACGATCATTTTAGAGGGACAGAAGGCTCATTTCAATTAACGATGAATGCGATTCGTTATTTGCATGAATTAAAAATTCCTATTCAAATTAATACTGTTGTTTCTAATTATAATGTGGATGTACTTGAAGAGATGGCAATGTTAATAGAAGAATTAGAATGTGTACTTTGGAGTATATTTTTCTTAGTTCCAACAGGGCGAGGTAAGGAAAAAGATATGATTTCACCAGCCCAACATGAAAGGGTATTCCATTGGCTATATCAGCTTAGTAAAAAGGTTTCTTTTGATATTAAAACAACAGCTGGTCAGCACTATAGACGTGTTGTGATTCAAGAAAAAATGAAAGAACATAAAAAGGAAAATCAGGTCATTCAATATCAGGATGTATTGATGAATGGGACGACTGGGCGAGTTGATGGGCTTGGGCGTGCTCCAAAAGGGGTGAATGATGGAAACGGTTTTGTATTTATTTCTCATATTGGAGATGTATATCCAAGTGGGTTATTGCCGATTAAAACCGGGAATATCAGAACAACATCGCTAGCTGAAATCTATCGAAACTCCCCTGTTTTTCAAAATATTCGTAATCCTGACAAGTATAAGGGGAAGTGTGGTGTTTGTGAGTTTCGATATGTTTGTGGGGGATCTCGTTCTAGAGCATATGCAATGACGGGGGATTACATGGAAAGCGAACCTTTCTGCGTATACATTCCAAAAGCATTGCGAAAACAGAAAAAGAACGTAAAAAAGGGACATGAGTAA
- a CDS encoding GNAT family N-acetyltransferase: protein MFPILKTDRLILRELTEEDAPSILQCFSNTDVLRYYGQKPLQDVDQVKQVIHNFKLSYHARSGIKWGIELKDKKELIGTIGFHDWSSEHKRANLSYAFFPEYWGKGYATEAVSEVISYGFHTIHLKRIGAIVFLENEASNKVLLKLGFEKEGVLKNYMYQDDIPYDTNYYSLLKSV from the coding sequence ATGTTTCCTATATTGAAAACCGACCGACTCATTTTACGAGAACTTACCGAAGAAGATGCACCGAGTATACTACAATGCTTTTCTAATACTGATGTACTGCGCTACTATGGCCAAAAACCATTACAGGATGTTGATCAAGTGAAACAAGTCATTCATAACTTTAAGTTGAGTTACCATGCAAGGAGCGGTATAAAGTGGGGAATCGAATTAAAAGATAAGAAAGAACTCATTGGAACAATCGGATTTCATGATTGGTCTTCCGAGCATAAACGAGCTAATTTAAGTTATGCCTTTTTCCCTGAATACTGGGGAAAAGGATATGCGACTGAAGCTGTTTCTGAGGTTATATCATACGGTTTCCATACCATTCATTTAAAGCGTATCGGGGCCATTGTATTTCTTGAAAATGAGGCTTCCAATAAAGTTCTATTAAAATTAGGTTTTGAAAAAGAAGGAGTTCTAAAAAATTATATGTATCAAGATGATATCCCCTATGACACAAATTATTATTCTTTATTAAAATCGGTTTAA